Below is a window of Hyphomonas neptunium ATCC 15444 DNA.
GTTGTCGGATGGGTGGACTTTGAAGCGCCCGGCGCCGTAGATGAAATCGCCCGCCGCGCCGCCGATCCGCGTATGCTCGGCCTACGCCCGATGATCGCCGATCTTCCGGACCCGGAATGGATACTTGCACCCGCCTTCACCCCCATTCTCGACGCCATCGCGCGCCACGGCCTCGTTTTCGATGGCCATGCGCGCGCCGATCTCATCCCAGTCATGACACAGCTCGCAGATCGCCACCCCGCCCTCAAGATCGTGCTGAATCATGGCGGAAAGCCCCAGATTGCTTCCGGAAATCTGGCCGTCTGGCGCGATGACCTGCGCGCCCTCGCCGAACGACCGAACGTTGCCTGCAAGCTATCCGGCCTGCTCACCGAGGCTGGCCCGCACACGGATGATACCGCCATCGGAGAGATTGTGGACCACATGCGGGCCTGCTTCGGCCCGCAACGCACCCTCTGGGGCAGCGACTGGCCGGTGCTCAACTTGGCGGGCAGCTACGCCGCCTGGGCCGATCAAAGCGCGCGGCTCATCGCTCGTTTCTTCCCGGATCATCAACAGGATGTCTGGGCCACCAACGCACGCCGCATCTACCTCAACAGATCAGGAGCATGACATGGGCCGGCTAGCAGGCAAAAAAGCACTGATTACCGCCGCGGGCGCCGGCATTGGCCGCGCCTCCGCCGAGGCATTTGCCCGCGAAGGCGCGCGCATCATCGCCACAGACATCAGCGCCGAGGCGCTCGCCGCCCTCAAGGGTACAGCCAACATCGAAACACAGCTTCTGGACGTGACCGATCCCGCCGCCATCGCGGCCCTCTTCACGACCCATCCCGATCTCGACATTCTGTTCAATGTCGCAGGCTGGGTCCATCATGGAACGATCGAGACCTGCGGCCGGGATGACTGGGACCGCTCGCTCCTGGTCAACCTCACCTCCATGTATGAAACCTCCCGCGCAGCCCTGCCAAACATGCTGGCACATGGCGGCGGCGTGATCCTCAATATGAGTTCCGTCGCCTCCAGCGTCGTCGGCGCGCCCAACCGCTTTGCTTACGGCGCCACCAAGGCCGGTGTGATCGGGCTCACGAAAGCCATCGCTGCGGATTATGCGGGCCGCAACATTCGCTGCAATGCCATCTGTCCGGGCACGGTTGATACACCCTCGCTACAGGGCCGTATGTCGGCGCAGGGCGACTATGACAGCGCGCGCCAGATGTTCATCGCGCGCCAGCCCATGGGCCGCCTCGGCACCGCCGAAGAGATCGCACACCTCGCCGTCTATCTCGCCTCAGATGAGGCATCCTTCACGACGGGCGCGATTCACGTCGTTGACGGCGGCTGGACAAATTAGGAGCGGATGCAATGAAGATCCTCAGAGTTGGCCCTCCGGGGCGCGAAAAGCCGGCAGTTCTTGATTCCAGCGGCAATATGCGGGACGTCAGCGACCTGGTGGATGACTGGGATGGCCTGGCATTGTCCGATGCCGTGTTTGCGCAGTTGCGCAAGGTTGACCTTGCCACCCTGCCCATGCTCCCGGCCGCCAGCCGGATCGGCCCCTGTGTCGCAGATGTCGGAAAATTCATCTGTATCGGGCTGAATTATGCCGATCACGCCGCCGAAACCGGCGCCGAAGTGCCTGCTGAACCCGTGGTGTTCTTCAAGGCGACGAGCGCCATCTGCGGGCCGAATGACAATCTCGAAATCCCCCGCAAATCGGAGAAAACCGACTGGGAAGTCGAGCTCGGCATCGTCATCGGCAAACACACAAAATACGTCTCGGAAGAAGACGCGATGGACCACATCGCCGGCTATTGCGTGGTTCACGACGTCTCCGAGCGCGCCTTCCAGCTTGAGGGCACCGGCCAGTGGGTAAAGGGAAAAAGCGCCGATACGTTCGGCCCGATCGGCCCCTGGCTCGTCACCCGCGACGAGATTACCGACCCGCAAAACCTTACCATGTGGCTGGATGTTAACGGCGAAGCCATGCAGCGGGGGTCGACCTCGACCATGATTTTCGGGGTGGCGCATATCGTCAGCTACCTCTCGCAATTCATGAGCCTTCAGCCGGGGGACGTGATTTCCACAGGCACGCCTCCGGGCGTGGGCCTGTCGCGCACACCGCCGCTCTATCTGAAGGCGGGCGACACGGTAACCCTTGGAATTCAAGGCCTTGGCGACCAGCGCCAGGTCTGCATCAACGCCTGACACAGGGCGTCGCGGCACGGACAAATACGGTCAGTTGCGGGACAAATCCGGACAAACTGGGACAATTTGGGACACGCTTGCCTGCTGATAGCAGCCCCGCCTGAAAAGCGCGGGAACCTATTCGCGTCACAAGACGTTCCTCCCCCAGTCACATTCCAAGTCACATCCCAGCAAACGACCGAACAGACCCCACGGAGCCGATCATGCAAGTCCTGAAGACCCTCCCTGCCTTCAAAACCGGTACAGCGATCACAGGGCTCCTCCTGTCGGCCGCCCTAATCGCCCAACCCGCCGCTGCTGTCGGCGCGACACCGGAAGCGGTGGTCAACACGGCCGTCGAGCGGACCTTGTCGGCACTGGAAGACAACCAGATCAGCGATCAGGAAGCCGACGCGATCCTCGAACTGATCGACGTGGACCGCGTCGCCCCCTTCACCATGGGCCGCCACTGGCGCACCATGGATGACGCGACCCAGGCCAGCTTCGTTAAGGCCTTCCGTCAGTTTGCCCGCGTACAACTGCGCGAGCATCTGGCCGAGTTCTCCGACGCCGAAGTCGAAATCCTCCGCACGGTGGAACGCAAGCCGGGCGACGCCATCGTCACCACCAAGGTGAGCGCCGATTCTGAAGAACACACCGTCAGCTGGCGCGTAACCGAGAATGATGGCTGGAAAGTCACAGACATTGAAGCAATGGGCCTATGGTTCGCCATCGAACAGCGCGCCCAGTTCCAGGCGATGCTCGACCAGAACGGCGGCAACGTGAATGAGCTGATCAAGGAAATCGGTTCGGCGCGCTAACCGCAACTGAACCCCTTATCGGAATAGAGATGAGCCGGAAGCCCCTGAGGCCTCCGGCTCTTTCCGTTTCTGGAAAAGGCTTCAGTTCTTGCGCGCCGTGAACGGCGTATAGCTGCGGCAATTCATCGGCATACCCATGGAAGCCAGGATGGCGGCTTCCTCCGCAGGCACATCAATATTGAAAGTGAAGAGGGAATAGCCCCGGATCAGGCGTGGGCTGACAAGTGTGTAGCCGTGGATCACGCTGGCCCCGCCCCCGGCCCGCTGATCGTCCACCATTGTGCCCCGCCAGCTGTTCTCGCCAACTTTTGACCAGCGCTGCTCGACATTCCCGGCATCGGCAAGTTTGGAGGGGTGAAACTTGCCGCCCCATTGAATGTTGCGCGTGGCGCTTTTTAGGCCGCCAGTATTGACGCTCTTTCCGCGCAGCATCGGACAGGCGCTGAGGTCTGTCGCCGCCGCCTGAAGGGTCCAGTTGCCGTCTTCCGGCGCCATCGCATTGAACAGTTGCACATCGCACTGCCCCATCCCGCCATAGGTGACGTTGATCTCTGTACGGTCTCCCGCCGTCCAGTAAGGATCGCGCCCCGGCACCATTACCAGTGTCTGATCCTTGGCGCCCTTCGGCGCTTTCTCACCGGTAATCAGCTCCATATCGGCGACGGTGAGGTCTGCCAGCTTGCACTGGCATCCGGCCGCCATCGAGCATTTGGCAATCACGAATTCCGCATGCGCGGGAAACGTCAGAAAGAACAGCGCAGCAAGTCCGAAAAGAATACGCATGGGTCTAGTTCTCCTTGGAAGGATCAAGCAGGGCTTCAAGTTCAGCGGCCGAAAGCGCGCCGCGTTTCATTGGCGTACCGGAAAGCCGCTTCATCGCCTCGTCCGGGCTGGCCGCCGCTTTGCCGCCGCCTTGTGAAACAGGCTGAGGCGAAGGCTTGGCAGGCGCGGGTGCAGGTGTCTGCCCCCCGGCTGCCGCCAGCGTCAGGGTGAAGTCATTCGCCGCTCCGGGAAGAATATCCACCACGGCGCGGTATTCGGCGCCCTTGTCACTGACAGCGGAAACTTCATACCGGCCCGGCTCAAACTCGCCCGTTGCGCTGACCTGCTTTCTCGGCGGCGCCCAGACATCCGTTGCCGGAACATCCAGCGGGATCGCTGACCAGGAAACAGCCTCTCCCGCCGCGCCCTTGGGCAGGCGGAAGGTGGCCTTCACGAGCGGTATGTCATCCTGTGTGGCCGCGCCCTGAGTGGCGGCCGCCGCGCGGGCAGACAGCTCCGCGCTCGTCGGCTGGGTTTCATCCTGATACGGCACGCCGACCCCGAAGGTCCGCGAGAACAGAATCTCGTATTTACCCGAGAGGTAGCGCAGCTCATAAATACCCGGCTCGGCGGGCGCCGTCAGGCCCATTTTGCCTTTCTTGTGGAGCGAGTAACCCCAACTCTTCGAATAGACCTTTCCCGGATCGCCCGGCTTCGCGATCACGATCCGCTGGCCGACCTGATCAGGCCCCCGCCAGGTGAACAGGAAACGCTTGCCCGGCTCCACTGTCCCGATGGCGTCAAAGCCATTGGACGCCGCGACCACCTCAATCGGCTGGCGCTCGATAACGCCGCGCGCGGGCACCGCCAGAATCAGGTCGTATTCTCCCGGCTCGCTCGGCGCCGTCACGGAAAAGGGATTGTTGCCAGTTGTTCCGCCGCCAATGACCCCGTAGGCGCCGCTGACAGGCGGGGGCGGCGCGCCGCGCCTGGTGAACCCGGCATAATCGGTGTTCTTGGCCGTGCCCTTATAGGAAACCTTGTACGTATGCCCCGCTTCGGCCTTCGGGCCGATGTCGAAGAAAGCCTCCGTCGGCGGCGGAGGTTCAGCCTCAGCAATCTGGCCGAGCGCGTCGGAAAGCTCCTGCCCCGTTTGCGGGCGCAGCAGCAGGCCGCCGGTCGCCTCCGGAATGCACGAAAGGGAGGCCGCCTCCTGCTCGGTCAGCCCGAAGCCGACCACATGCGCGCGGATCTCGATGCCTTCTGCAGCGAGTTCCGCGGCCAAGGCGCAGGGGTCCGCCTTGCAGGTTTCCAGGCCGTCCGTAACCAGAATGATGTCCGCGCGCTCTGCCGTCTTCGGGATCTGCTTCTGGGCCATGCGCAGCGCATCTGTCAGCGGCGTCATGCCATTGGGCCGGATCTGGTTGACGCGGGAGGACAGCGTCGCGGCGTTCTGTACGCCGGTCTCCGCGATTACCTCGATATCGGCGCAATCGCCCCGGCGGCGGTGGCCATAGGCGATGACGCCCAGAGGCTCTGCCGCGTTCCGCGTGCGGAAATATTCGCTCATCACATCGCGGGCGACTTCGATCTTCGTCGTGCCGCCTTTCAGCTGGCCCCACATCGAGCCCGAGGCGTCGAGGATCAGGATCGACGCGCTCTCCGCCTCCTGCGCTTGCGCGGCGGGCATGGCAGCGGCCAGCACGGCCACAGCAGACATCGCCGCGCGCAACCCCGGCGCACGGCGGGCGAACCGTTTCGGTATCAGGATACTCATTCTGCAATCTCCTGCGTATCATTCTGTTTCAGGCGGGGAACCGGCGAGATGATATTCTCCGCCAGCGGAAGGGTGAGCGTTGCCGTGAGGGGCAATGCCTTGGCGTCGTCTTGCGACAACTCCACCTCCAGCGTGCCAGACAGTTGCCCCGCTGCGTTCAGCGCAAAGCGCGCCGTTCCTGAGGACGCCGTGCCGATTGCAAGACGCCGGGGCGCGCCTGCCTCGTCCTTCTCCCAAATCTGGTAAGGCGCGATGAAACTGCCCTCGGCGGCGGTGTCCATGTCCGCCTCCGGAACAATCGCGGCGTCCTCGCCTTCCGGTGATACCGGGCCGAGCGAGACCGCCAGAAGGCAGAGATGCTGCACGCTGTCATCGGCGGCAGAAACCATTGCGCCCTGCACGCCCACAATCAGCCCGCCATCCGCGTCTGCGCCATAGACGCCGCCACCAAAAAACGCGCCTTCAAGACCGCCACTGAGCGTGCCCTGCGCCACGGGCGCATCGGGGTTCTCAGCCGTGATGGCCCGGAGACGCGGCCCATCCATCTCCACGGGCATAAGCTCGCAGGATTGGGGCCCGAGCTGCTCAAACACAAACTCGGCGATGGAGGGTTCGCTCTCTGCCTCCGCGCATCCGGCAAGCGCCAGAACCGCGAGGGCAGAAAGCATCAGCGTACGTCCCACTGCCTGTCTCATCACCATCCCCAGCTCACGCCGGCGCGCGCGCCCACTGTGCCCGAACGGAAACCCGTCCCGACACCGACATTCACGAACACGTTCTCATGAACCTTGCCGATGGCGCCAAACCCTGCGGCGCTGGAGTTATCAAAGTGGCCAAGATTGGCCGACACGGCGAACGTCTGATCGGGCTGCAACACCTGCGCGCCGCCCAGCGCCAGCGACATGGCAACACCATCCGATTGCTTTCGGAAGCGATCATCGGTCTGCTGGATCGAGGCAGCGAGCCCATCAACACGCGCAAACCAGGGCTGCATATCCATGGTGGCGAGGTTGCCGGCACCGTCTGCCGTCACGGCATAGACGGGACCAGACTGGGCCGCGCGGCTGGCGTCAGACGTGATGCCCGCCATCGTGTAGGTGCTCGAGGCGCCGCCGATGGCGACCTGATTGGCACGTGTGGTGGTCACCCCCTGGCCGATGGCAATCGAATTGTCGAAGCTGGCCGCCGCGCCCTGGCCAATGGCCGTAGACTGAGCACCTGTCGCCTGCGCGCCAGCCCCGATGGCCGTGCTGCCCGCCTGGCTGGCATTCGACGCCGTGCCGAGGGCCAGCGCATCTGGCGCGCCTGCGATCCCGACAACAGCGCTCGACTGCAACCCGGCAAGCTGGGCTTCGGCGTCCTGCAGCGTGGTGCGCAGTGTCGCGAGTGTGGCTTGAAGGGCGGCGATCTCGGCCGCCTGCGCAGGATCAATCCCGCCGCCGCCCACCGCCACCATCGCCGCAGAAAGCTGGCGCAGGTTGACCGCGTCAGTGCTTTCGAGCGCATCGGCGACATGGATAAGGTTGCGCTCATTGCCGTCCGAGCCGATGGAGACGGCATAAGCCCGGTCGGCCACAGCTTCATATCCTATGGCGGTGGCGCCTTCTTCTGTCGCGGTCGAGCTGACACCAAACGCCGAGCTGTTGAGCCCGTCAGCAATGTTGAGATAGCCCATTGCGACACTAGCCAGGCCGTTGGCGGAGTTCAGATAACCAATGGCGGTGCTCCCGTTGCCGTTGGCGGTGTTTGAATATCCAAACGCGCTGCTGGAGTTACCGATGGAAAACGAGCCATTTCCAAAGGCAGAGCTGTACTCACCGTCAGCTGTGTTGGCACGGCCGAACGCGCTTGCGCCTGTTGCCGTCGCAGAGTTTACAAAGCCGAACGAATTGCTCTCAACGCCCAGGGCCTCGTTACCATTGCCAAATGAGCTCGCGTCCGCGCCATTTGCAAAATTATAACTACCAACTGAAATCGCCTGCTCCGCGAATGCCCGATTCTGAAAGCCGGCGGCAACGCTATTGTCGCCGTCGGCCTGGTTCTGGGTACCAATGGAATTGGCTTGAGTGCCGTCAGCGGTGTTTGAGGCACCGCTCGCAAATGAAAAATTGCCGGTCGCCGTGTTGAGATGACCCATCGCGATCGAATTGGAACCCGACGCTGTATTACTGAACCCGACCGCAGTGCTTTCGCTATTGGTGGCTTCATTGAGCGCGCCAATGGCCGAGCTGTTTGCGCCACTAGCGGTATTTCGATAGCCAACAGCTGCGGTGTTTTCCCCATCGGCGAGGTTTTCGAAACCATACGCGCTCGCATCGGGTTCACACGCCGCGTTGCCATCGCCGTCTTGTGAGCCTTCCGGTGGATCGCCATCCGTGCAGATGCGCGCCTGCGCCTGAGCGCCCTGCGCTGCGCTCAGCGCAATCGCCAGCAGCGACGCGCTCATTGCCCAGCGCGCTGTGTTTCCCGATACGGATTTCCGGATTTTAGATGTCATAAGGTAGCTCCTGTTCCCCTAACGCTCATGGCGGATGGCCCCGGACTTTTCGGGCCAGTTCAAAAGTGAGAACGAGGTGTGCGCGGGAGACCGGACAAAAATTCTGCTGGCAGGCGAAAAAATACCGGCCAGATTTTTTGCTGGCCTTTGTCGATTCCGCTGGTACGTATAACCGCGAGTGTGGGTCGGGGGACGGCGCTGCGGAGGGTGCCTTTTCTGATGTACGATCAAGGTTCTGAACGGCCGCCAGAGGTTCTGGCCGCTGCAGACAGGCTCGTTCCGGCATTGTGGGAAGACCTGCGCCGCGTCGCCCGGCGCGAGCGCCGCCGTGTGGGCGCGGGGCAGACCCTGCAAACCACGGCGCTGGTCAGCGAGACCTGGCTGAAACTGCGCCGCAAAGAAAACTTCATGGACGATCAGCATTTTCTGCGGGCCGCCGCCCTCGCTATGCGATCCGTGCTGATTGATCATGCGCGCGCCCGCCTTACGGCCAAGCGCGGCGCCGGAAAGATAGATCCGCTGACGGATGACATCGAGCCATTCTGGGAAAGCGATGAACGCCTTCTTGAGCTCGATGATGCGCTCACCCGGCTCAGCAAGCTGAACCCCCGACTCGCTGAAGTCGTCGAGCTACGGTTTTTTGGCGGATATACCGAAGTTCAGGCGGCGGATATTCTGGGCGTCACGGACCGCACCATCCGGCGCGACTGGATCAAGGCGCGCGCCTGGCTGTTCCGGGAACTCTCCGGCGTGGCTATTGAACCGCCTGCGGAAGATCATACCGGTCCCGCAACGACCGGATGATGTCGATCTGACTGGCAGCGCCTGCGCCCAGCGGGGCAAGCGCCCGTTCGGCCTGCGCCAGCAATTCCGCCGCGCGCGTAACATCCCCTGCCTCGGCATTCGCCCGCCCCAACATGATCGCAATGATCCCCGCCGCCGGATGCGCCTCGCCCACCGCTGCTGTAACCGCCGTATACCCCTCAGTCGCCGCCTGAAAGGATTTCTCCTGCTCGCCCGCATCGCTCAGCGCTTCGCTCACCCCGGCAATCGCGGAGGCATAATGCAGACTGCCCGGCCCGGCATGTTCCAGCGCCATTTCTGACGCCTGACGCAAAAAGGGAAGCGCCTCGTCTGCCCGGCCGAGCCGCAGGAGCGTCTTGCCATAATTGTTGAGCAGCGCGGAAGTGGCGGCAGAGGCGCCGTAGAGCGTGTTGCGCAGCTGCACGGCTTCCCGGAACAGTGGCTCCGCGGCTTCAGGGCGCCCTGACAGCGTCTCGATAGCGGCAAGATTGTTGAGCGTGTTGAGCGCGTCCGGGCTGTTATCCAGCGCAGCCACCCGCCAGACTTCCAAGGCCTGGCGCAGCGACGCCGCCGCTTCCTCCCGCCGCCCCGCCGCGTTCAGCATGACGCCCAGGTCATTGTAGAACACGCCCGTATGCCGGTGATGCTCGCCCGAAAGGCGTATACGTTCAGGCAGATGCTCTTGCAGCAACGCGATGGCGCTTTCGATCTCACCGCGATCGCGCAGGATGCGCGCTTCCACAAGACGGCTGTCGACCAGCCTGCGCCGCCACAGCGCGGCGTCCTCGCTCCAGAAAGCTTGTGCCTTGGTCAGCAATTCTTCTGCCGCGTCCAGATCCGCCGTGCGCAGATGGTATTGCGACAGATCATAATGGGCCGCCGCGCGTACGCTGGGCTCTGTTTCGGGCGCCGCCACAATCCGTTTCAACAGGGGCGCGGCCGCTTCATAGTCCCCCAGATAGAGATAAAGCTCCGCCAGCGTATGCATCACCGGTCCGCCGCGCGCCGGGTCGGTGGCGAACATGTCGGTAACCTGCCCGGCCGCCGTTTCCAGAATTTCCCGCGCGCTGGTTTCCGTGCCGCCCGCCGTGTCGGCTGCGTCGCGCAGCATGAAGTAGAGATATTGCTGTACCGCCTCCAGCCTGGCCTGTTCGCGCAGCGCGGTGTCACGCTCGATCCGCGCTTCCCGCGCCTGCCAGAGCGACGCGCTGAGGCCAATCCCCATGCTCGCCACCAGCGCAGCCGCGGCTGCTGCCTGCCATCTGTTGCGCGACAGAAACCGGCCCATCACATAGCCGCGCTCCTGCGAACGGGCGGAGACGGCTTGCCCCGCCAGCGCCCGCGTCAAATCTTCCCGGAAAGCCTCCACGGCCGGATAGCGGTCCGCAGGATTTCGGGCGAGCGCCTTGGCGAGGATCGCGTCGAGATCCCGGATCAGCGCGGTTTGATCCTTCTTCGGAATGTGCGCCGAAAGCGGCGGGGGAACCTCTTCTACCGCGCGCCGGGCCAGCGTTGGCACCGGGGCGTCTGACAGCGCCAGAGGCGGGCGCCCCGCCAGCAGCGCATAGAGCGTCGCCGCCAATCCGTACACATCACTTGCGGTGGTCGCCGCCTCGCCGGAAAAGAGCTCCGGCGCCGCATAATCCAGCGACAACGGCGCGACATGAATACCGTCGCCCCCTGCAATCCGCGCGACACCGAAATCGATGACCCGTGCCCGCCCCGTCTCATCGATCAGGATGTTCGAGGGCTTTATATCGCGGTGAACGATCAGCTTGCCATGGGCATGCACCATCGCCTCGCAGACCTGCAGCATGGCGCCCAGTATCTCGCGCGGCCCGGCGCCGGTCTGGCGCGCCCAGACATCCACAGGCGCCCCGCTGGCATATTCCATCACCATCCAGGGCCGCCCATCCGCCCCGCCGCCGCCATCCAGCAGGCGCGCAATGCCCGGATGCTCCAGCCGCGCCAGGAATTGCCGCTCGCTCTCAAACAGCGCCAGATGTTCGGGCGCCAGGGGCCGCATCAGCTTCAGCGCCGCTTCTTGCTCATATAGCCCATCCGCGCGGCGTACGCGGTAAACCGTGCCCATGCCGCCGCGCCCGATAATGCCGTCGATGCGCCAGGCGCCCAGACGCGCATCCGCGTCCATCGGCGCGCCATCATCATCGGCCAGCGCATGTCCCGCTTCCAGAAACTGCTCGCTGCTCTCGGCAAAATTCAGCAGCGACAGCACTTCTGCGATCAGCGCCGGATCACTCGTCTGTCCACGCACAAAGCTCGCCTGATCTTCGGGAGGCAGCTCCAGGGCAGCATCCAGCAGCGCTTCAACCTGCTGCCAGTCCGGCATTTTACTGTTCATCATTCTTTCCCTGCGGCGCGCGCCGGATCGTTCAACATTTCGCCGGTGATTTCAAACACTTCCAGCCCTCATCGGGCAGAAAATTACGCGGGAAAATTTTTTCTACGGAGAAATGTCCGGATCTGGCACGGCATCTCGTTCTTCTCTCCTGAACAGGGTTTACCCCGCGCGCTTCAGGAGAAAGCAAATGACGATACGCAACAGAACACATGTTTGGGCCGTTCTCGCCGCG
It encodes the following:
- a CDS encoding amidohydrolase family protein; translated protein: MMEKIDTHMHVWRLARGDYDWMTPDLGAIYRDFQIDDCWEETKAAGISQTILVQAAATAAETDYLLSLAAADARVAGVVGWVDFEAPGAVDEIARRAADPRMLGLRPMIADLPDPEWILAPAFTPILDAIARHGLVFDGHARADLIPVMTQLADRHPALKIVLNHGGKPQIASGNLAVWRDDLRALAERPNVACKLSGLLTEAGPHTDDTAIGEIVDHMRACFGPQRTLWGSDWPVLNLAGSYAAWADQSARLIARFFPDHQQDVWATNARRIYLNRSGA
- a CDS encoding SDR family oxidoreductase; translated protein: MGRLAGKKALITAAGAGIGRASAEAFAREGARIIATDISAEALAALKGTANIETQLLDVTDPAAIAALFTTHPDLDILFNVAGWVHHGTIETCGRDDWDRSLLVNLTSMYETSRAALPNMLAHGGGVILNMSSVASSVVGAPNRFAYGATKAGVIGLTKAIAADYAGRNIRCNAICPGTVDTPSLQGRMSAQGDYDSARQMFIARQPMGRLGTAEEIAHLAVYLASDEASFTTGAIHVVDGGWTN
- a CDS encoding fumarylacetoacetate hydrolase family protein, producing MKILRVGPPGREKPAVLDSSGNMRDVSDLVDDWDGLALSDAVFAQLRKVDLATLPMLPAASRIGPCVADVGKFICIGLNYADHAAETGAEVPAEPVVFFKATSAICGPNDNLEIPRKSEKTDWEVELGIVIGKHTKYVSEEDAMDHIAGYCVVHDVSERAFQLEGTGQWVKGKSADTFGPIGPWLVTRDEITDPQNLTMWLDVNGEAMQRGSTSTMIFGVAHIVSYLSQFMSLQPGDVISTGTPPGVGLSRTPPLYLKAGDTVTLGIQGLGDQRQVCINA
- a CDS encoding MlaC/ttg2D family ABC transporter substrate-binding protein, translating into MQVLKTLPAFKTGTAITGLLLSAALIAQPAAAVGATPEAVVNTAVERTLSALEDNQISDQEADAILELIDVDRVAPFTMGRHWRTMDDATQASFVKAFRQFARVQLREHLAEFSDAEVEILRTVERKPGDAIVTTKVSADSEEHTVSWRVTENDGWKVTDIEAMGLWFAIEQRAQFQAMLDQNGGNVNELIKEIGSAR
- a CDS encoding vWA domain-containing protein; translated protein: MSILIPKRFARRAPGLRAAMSAVAVLAAAMPAAQAQEAESASILILDASGSMWGQLKGGTTKIEVARDVMSEYFRTRNAAEPLGVIAYGHRRRGDCADIEVIAETGVQNAATLSSRVNQIRPNGMTPLTDALRMAQKQIPKTAERADIILVTDGLETCKADPCALAAELAAEGIEIRAHVVGFGLTEQEAASLSCIPEATGGLLLRPQTGQELSDALGQIAEAEPPPPTEAFFDIGPKAEAGHTYKVSYKGTAKNTDYAGFTRRGAPPPPVSGAYGVIGGGTTGNNPFSVTAPSEPGEYDLILAVPARGVIERQPIEVVAASNGFDAIGTVEPGKRFLFTWRGPDQVGQRIVIAKPGDPGKVYSKSWGYSLHKKGKMGLTAPAEPGIYELRYLSGKYEILFSRTFGVGVPYQDETQPTSAELSARAAAATQGAATQDDIPLVKATFRLPKGAAGEAVSWSAIPLDVPATDVWAPPRKQVSATGEFEPGRYEVSAVSDKGAEYRAVVDILPGAANDFTLTLAAAGGQTPAPAPAKPSPQPVSQGGGKAAASPDEAMKRLSGTPMKRGALSAAELEALLDPSKEN
- a CDS encoding YadA-like family protein: MTSKIRKSVSGNTARWAMSASLLAIALSAAQGAQAQARICTDGDPPEGSQDGDGNAACEPDASAYGFENLADGENTAAVGYRNTASGANSSAIGALNEATNSESTAVGFSNTASGSNSIAMGHLNTATGNFSFASGASNTADGTQANSIGTQNQADGDNSVAAGFQNRAFAEQAISVGSYNFANGADASSFGNGNEALGVESNSFGFVNSATATGASAFGRANTADGEYSSAFGNGSFSIGNSSSAFGYSNTANGNGSTAIGYLNSANGLASVAMGYLNIADGLNSSAFGVSSTATEEGATAIGYEAVADRAYAVSIGSDGNERNLIHVADALESTDAVNLRQLSAAMVAVGGGGIDPAQAAEIAALQATLATLRTTLQDAEAQLAGLQSSAVVGIAGAPDALALGTASNASQAGSTAIGAGAQATGAQSTAIGQGAAASFDNSIAIGQGVTTTRANQVAIGGASSTYTMAGITSDASRAAQSGPVYAVTADGAGNLATMDMQPWFARVDGLAASIQQTDDRFRKQSDGVAMSLALGGAQVLQPDQTFAVSANLGHFDNSSAAGFGAIGKVHENVFVNVGVGTGFRSGTVGARAGVSWGW
- a CDS encoding sigma-70 family RNA polymerase sigma factor; protein product: MRGRPDKNSAGRRKNTGQIFCWPLSIPLVRITASVGRGTALRRVPFLMYDQGSERPPEVLAAADRLVPALWEDLRRVARRERRRVGAGQTLQTTALVSETWLKLRRKENFMDDQHFLRAAALAMRSVLIDHARARLTAKRGAGKIDPLTDDIEPFWESDERLLELDDALTRLSKLNPRLAEVVELRFFGGYTEVQAADILGVTDRTIRRDWIKARAWLFRELSGVAIEPPAEDHTGPATTG
- a CDS encoding serine/threonine-protein kinase, whose amino-acid sequence is MMNSKMPDWQQVEALLDAALELPPEDQASFVRGQTSDPALIAEVLSLLNFAESSEQFLEAGHALADDDGAPMDADARLGAWRIDGIIGRGGMGTVYRVRRADGLYEQEAALKLMRPLAPEHLALFESERQFLARLEHPGIARLLDGGGGADGRPWMVMEYASGAPVDVWARQTGAGPREILGAMLQVCEAMVHAHGKLIVHRDIKPSNILIDETGRARVIDFGVARIAGGDGIHVAPLSLDYAAPELFSGEAATTASDVYGLAATLYALLAGRPPLALSDAPVPTLARRAVEEVPPPLSAHIPKKDQTALIRDLDAILAKALARNPADRYPAVEAFREDLTRALAGQAVSARSQERGYVMGRFLSRNRWQAAAAAALVASMGIGLSASLWQAREARIERDTALREQARLEAVQQYLYFMLRDAADTAGGTETSAREILETAAGQVTDMFATDPARGGPVMHTLAELYLYLGDYEAAAPLLKRIVAAPETEPSVRAAAHYDLSQYHLRTADLDAAEELLTKAQAFWSEDAALWRRRLVDSRLVEARILRDRGEIESAIALLQEHLPERIRLSGEHHRHTGVFYNDLGVMLNAAGRREEAAASLRQALEVWRVAALDNSPDALNTLNNLAAIETLSGRPEAAEPLFREAVQLRNTLYGASAATSALLNNYGKTLLRLGRADEALPFLRQASEMALEHAGPGSLHYASAIAGVSEALSDAGEQEKSFQAATEGYTAVTAAVGEAHPAAGIIAIMLGRANAEAGDVTRAAELLAQAERALAPLGAGAASQIDIIRSLRDRYDLPQAVQ